The stretch of DNA GGGCATGCGGTGCGCACTCGTCATGCCCGATGGTCCTGCCGCCAATTGCCTCGAAGCCTATCTCCTGAGCGATGGCGCCACCGCCGAGCGCATCGCCAGGCCGGAAGCGGTTCCGGACTACGCCCGTCGCATTGCTGCCCAGCAAGCGGGAGACCCCAACCGCGTGCATCTTGTTCTCGTCGACAGCGTCTTCTCCGATCGCTTCGTCGACGCTCTAGGCTGGGAGTTGCATGACCGTTCCTTGCCGCGTCTGTGGCTGCTGCTGTCTGCGGAGGAGCGCACCGAACGGCTGCCGGATATGCCACCTTGCTATTCCGGCTACCTGGTGAAGCCGTTGCGCCGCAGCTCGCTGATGCGCTGGCTCCCCGAAACCTCCCCTGCCCCCTCCACGCAGGCATCGGCCAGCACCCGAACCAAATCAAGCACGGCAAAGCCTCTCGCCCCAAAGCGCCCGCTCAACATTCTTCTGGTCGAAGATAATCCGATCAATGCATTGCTCACCCGCTCGCTCCTCGAGCGCACTGGTCATTCCGTGGAGCATGTTACAACCGGTGAAGCGGCGATCGCAGCTGTCGAGCAAAACCGCTCGAACGGACCGGGCGAAGGAGACGCACCCTACGATCTCGTTCTGATGGATATCCAAATGCCAGATATGGATGGCCTGGAGGCCACCCGCCGGATCAGGGAGCTCGAAACCAGCACGCCTATCGGTCCCCACCTACCGATTATTGCCCTGACCGCCAACTCCATGCAGGAGGACCGCGAAGCGTGCCTTGCTGCGGGCATGGATGGATATCTCGTGAAGCCGTTCCGAATGCCGGATCTGGAACGGGCGATGGAACAGGCCCTCAACACCAGCGCGGCAATGCCGAACTCGCTATCCGCTCCAAGGGCGCCCGGATCCTCCGCCGCCCAAGGCTAGCACCAGTCACAGATTGACAAGGTCGTCATACTTCCGTCTTCCAACTTTCGCGCTGGGATGTTTTATGACAGATTACTGGCCGGTGGCTATTGTCGACTGGAGTATTCGCAGGAGGGATCTGCTTTCTTGACCCCATCAAGGCGTAGAGCGCTGTTCAGCCGCCGCCCGATAGTCACCGTGAGCGGAAACGCTCTAGAACACGCGAGGCCGGTGCGCGAAGTCCGCATCATCCTGGGCCAGCACCAATGGCAGTGACCGGCAGAATGATGCAGTCCCTGATCATGCAGAAGCGTGAGGACGCAGCCTCAAACCCGACGCCGCCGGGAATGATTCTTGGCCGGAAGGGAAATCTCGAGGTGCGTCTTTGCCGAAGCCGGGCTGAGCTCGCGGCCGCGCAATCGCTGCGCTACCGCGTCTTCTACGAGGAGCGCAGCGCCCGCGCCGCTCCCGAAATTGCCGCCAGCCGGCGCGACAGTGATGCGTTCGACGACATCTGCGATCATCTCCTGGTGGTCGCCCCGTTGGGCGCGGCCCCCGAGGGCGCGATCATGGTCGAAGATTGCGAGGTGGTCGGCACCTATCGGCTGCTGCGTCAGGACGTGGCGGAGGCCACCCTCGGCTTCTACACACAGGATGAGTTCGACATCGCCCCCCTGATTGCCTCCAAGCCTGATTTGCGTTTCCTGGAGGTCGGTCGCTCCTGTGTCTTGAAGCCTTACCGCACCCGGCCCGTGGTGGAGCTGTTGTGGCAGGGCATCTGGAACTATGTCCGCTTGCATCGGCTGGACGTGATGCTGGGCTGCGCAAGCCTGGAAGGCACGGATCTCGAAGCGCTGCGGCAACCCTTGAGCTTCCTGCAACGCCAGTTCCGTGCCCCTGCCGAATGGAGAGTGCGCGCACGGCCTGAGCGGGGCGTTTTCATCGAGGCAAGGGATGATGAGCCCGTGGATGAGCGCGCCGTCATGCGCGCCCTGCCTCCGCTGATCAAGGGATATCTCCGCCTCGGCGCCTATATCGGCGAGGGCGCCTTCATTGATCACCAGTTCAACACCGTGGACGTGCTCATCATCCTGCCGGTTTCCGCGATCAACAGCCGCTATTTCAGCCATTTCGGCGCGCCCGGTGAGGCGCCGGTCTCCACCTGACTATGGCCGGCCCCCGAATCAGCTACGGTCGCCGCAGGAGATAAACATCCATGATCCAGCCATGCCGCGCCCGTGCTTCGGCGCGCATCTCCTCTATTCTTGCCGCAACCTCTTGCAGCCGTCCCGAAACGAGTAGCTCATTCTCGGTGCCGAGATAGGCGCCCCAATAGATCTGCAGGTCATCATTCATGACATGCCTGAATGAGCAGTCCCCATCGAGCATCACGAAGACATTGTCGATCCTGCCGAGCCGGCCTTCCACCAGTTGCCGGCCCGTGGTGATCTGGATGCTTTCACCAATCCGGTTCATGGGAATGCGGTGCCGCGCCACGAGCACCTGCAGGCTGCTGATGCCTGGGATCATCTCATAGTCGAACGCCACGGTCCCGCGTGCTGCCACCTGGTCCAGAATCCGCAGCGTGCTGTCATAGAGCGAGGGCTCGCCCCAGCTCAGGAACGCGCCGCACTCCTCCTCCGCGAGTTCATCGCGAATGAGCGCTTCATAGATCTCGGCGCGCTGCTCGTGCCAGGCGCGAACCCCCTCTTCGTAAGTGGCCGCCTGCCGGTCCCGGACCGGATCGGCAACCTCCACGAAGCGGTAAAGCCTGTCGCGCATGAAGCGCTCGCAAATCTCCATGCGAAGCCGCGTCAGATCAGCCTTCGCCGGTCCCTTGTCCATGACGAAGAAGACATCGACCTTGTTCAGCGCGTTGATGGCCTGGATCGTCATATGATCCGGGTCGCCAGCGCCGATGCCGATGATATATACCTTTCTCACCAAGCCGTCCTTTAGCGCAGGAAGGGATTGCTTGCGCGCTCCTGCCCGATGGTGCTGGCCGGACCATGGCCGCAGATGAAGACATAGTCGTCCTCGAGCGGCATGAGCTTGTCCCGAATGGAACGCAGGAGGGTCCCGTGATCCCCGCCGGGAAGGTCCGTACGGCCGATCGAGCCGGCAAACAGCACATCCCCCACGATCGCGAGCTTGTTCTCGGGGTTGACGAACACGACACTGCCGGGCGAATGGCCGGGCGCATGCCGCACATCGAAGCGCTGATTGCCCACCTGCAGCACATCCCCCTCATTGAACCAGCGGTCCGGAACGACATTGCGCAACCCCGCGATGCCATAGCCCCGCCCGGTCTGCTCGAGGGTCTGCAGCAGGAAGAGATCTGCCTCATGCGGGCCTTCGATATCGACGCCCAGCCGCTCCTTCAGCTCCGCCGCGCCGCCCGCGTGATCGATATGACCGTGAGTGAGCACGATCTTCTCGACCGTAACGCCGGTCTTGGCCACAGCATCCATGATGCTGTCGATATTGCCGCCTGGGTCGATCACGACGCCGCGATTAGTCTCGGTGCACCAAAGCAAGGTGCAGTTCTGCTGAAACGGGGTGACGGGAATCATGGCGGCTTTGAGCGTCGGTTGTGACATGAATGACCTTGTATGCGTTGGCCAAATCGTGGCCAGGGGACCAATCTAAGACCGGCCGTCGCGCTGAAACTTTCTGGCTTCGGCCACGAGCCTTTCGCGAATGTCCGGCGGCTGGGCGCAGAGAACCTTCATCAGCTCGTTCATGCTCGCCCGCAATCCATGGATCTGGTCCAACAGGTCGAGAACGACGCCGATGCCCTCATCATTCACGCCGAGCTCATGCTGGAGATCATGGATGAGCTCCGCGCGGGCGACGTCGAGCTCACTATAGCGCGGCTCGCCATTCTCATCGCTGGGAACGAGCCAGCCGGCTTCCACCCAGCTGATCAGCCGATGCTCTTCCAGCCTTGCGCGGATCCTGAATTCGCTGATCGTGAGCATTCAGACCTCCATGCCTTGCCTCGGCTCTTGCGCCTGTCCGCCCCGCCAATTCTCGATGAACGCCTCGAGCTCGGCATCCGGTAGATCGGGCAGCACCACCTTCAGCGTCACGTAGAGATCGCCCGCCGTGCCGCCGCGACCGGGCGCTCCCTTTCCTCTGAGGCGCATGACCTTGCCCGTATTGGACCATTTCGGCAGATTGAGATCCACTGGGCCCGTGGGCGTGGGAACCCGAACCTTGCCCCCCAGCACCGCCTCGCGCAGTGAGACCGGCAGCTCCATACGGATATGATCGCCGTCACGGGTGAAAAACGGATGCGGCTGCACGCCGATCTCGATCAAGGCATCGCCCGGGCCACCTTCGCCGATCCCCGGCTCGCCCTTGCCCGCGAGGCGCAGAACCTGCCCATCCCGTGTACCGGCGGGAATGTTCACGTCGATCGTCGAGCCGTCCGGCAAGGCCAGCCGCTTCTTTCCGCCGCGAATCGCCTCGAGGAACTCCACCTCCAGCCGGTAGCGCACATCCCGGCCACGCGCATTGACCGTCCGTTTGCGACCGGCCCCACGCTGCCCGAAAAACTCGGAGAGAATATCATCCATGTCGGTGAAATCCGCATAGCCAGCGCTGCTGGCATAAGCATCGTCCGGCCCCCCGGCAAAATCGCGATAATAGCGGCGCTGGTAGCGCGGAGCCTGTTCGTTGCCGCTGGCATCGATCTCGCCGCGGTCATAGCGGGCCCGCTTTTCCGGATCGCTGAGGAGATTATATGCGCTGGAAATTTCCTTGAACTTCTTTTCGGCCTCGGCGTCACCCGGGTTGAGATCCGGATGGTGCTTTTTGGCGAGCGCCCGATAGGCTTTCTGAATGTCCTTCTCAGTGGCGTCACGCCCCACCCCGAGGATCGTATAGGGGTCCGCAGCGCTCATCAGCTATCCTTCATCTGCTGTACGCATAGCATCAATGCCGGCTTTCATATGGGTACGCAAGGAAGCTTGGCCAGTATTGTCAATCAAGCGTCGCTCTGCGGCAGCCAATTCAGGAAGATGCCCCGCTCCTTGAAGCAAGGAGTAGCGCGCGACGCCCCGCTCTCCGAGCCCTTGTTGACGCTGCCTCGCCCTGCTGGCACGGTCTGCCCAGCAACCAAGGCTTGATGCGCGGAGAAGGCTGCGTCTGGCCAATCGTTCATGGCATATGGACTGGTGCGTCCGCTGCGCCTTCTGCGAAGGTGGCGAGCCGGTGCCGAGAGAGGAGACGTCTGTGGATTCGCAAGCTCAGGGCCGGCAACGCCCATTGCCATTGGCGGGCATCAAGGTGCTCGACCTCTCTCGTGTCTTGTCCGGGCCCTTGTGCACCATGACCCTGGCCGATCTCGGCGCCGAGGTTTGGAAGATCGAGAATATTAGCGGTGGCGATGACACCCGCGCCTGGTCCGTCCCGAGCTATAATGGCACCTCCACCTATTATCTCTGCGCCAATCGCGGCAAGCAGAGCATTGCCGTGGACCTGAAATCGAGGGAAGGCCAGGAGATCGTCCAACGCCTCGCCGCCAAGGCGGACATCCTTGTTGAGAATTTCCGCACGGGCGTCGCCGATAAGCTTGGCGTCGGCTTTGATGCCCTTTCAGCAATAAACCCGCGCCTCATCTACTGCTCGATCTCGGGTTACGGCCAGACGGGTCCTGATGCGCACCGCCCCGGCTATGATTTTATCGTTCAGGCGGAAAGCGGCTTGATGTCGGTCACCGGCGAAGCGGACGGCGCCCCCACCCGCACCGGCACGGCGATCGTGGACATCACCGCGAGCATGGTGGCCACTCAGGCGATCACCGCTGCCCTTTACGAGCGTGAGCGCACTGGGGCTGGCCAGCATATCGATCTGGCCATGTTCGATTGCGCCATGAACCTTCTGATCAATATCGGCGCGGCCTATCTCAACGCGGGCGTTGTGCCGCGCCGCCATGGCAATGGCCATCCCAGTGTCGTGCCTTACGAGATCTTCGAAGCGGCCGACGGCGACTTCGCCCTTGCTGTGGGCAATGACAAGCAATTCGCCGCCCTGTGCCGGAAGGTGATCAATCGCCCGGATCTCGCCGAGGATATTCGCTTCATGCGGGCGGGGGACCGCGCGACCCATCGCTCCACCCTGGTTCCCCTTCTTCGCGATATCCTGAAAACCCGCGCCAGGGCAGAGTGGATCACGGCTTGCCGCGCGGCGGAGGTTCCAGCGGGCATGGTGCACAGTCTGCCGGAAGCCTTCGACAGCCCGAATGTCCGCGAGCGCAACCTTGTGCAAACCGTCGATCACCCGGAGCTTGGCCCGGTCCGCCTGGTGCGGCCGGCGCATGGCCTCGCCGCGCAGCGTGAAGCCTCTCCCGTCCCGCCTCCGATGCTCGGCCAGGACACGGCCCATATCCTCGGGACGATCCTCGGCTACGACCAAGCGACAATCGAGCATCTTCGCGAAATTGGAGCCATAGGCATATATACCGCCGCACAGTCACACGGCTCCTGAGTAGCTTAGGTCCGCTGAGGGCGGGCGAGAAAGGCCAACATGTATTCTGACGTTCTGCTTTACATTGACGGCAAATGGACACCCAGCGCTGACGGGAAGGCCGATCCGGTCATCAACCCGGCCAATGAGAACAAGCTCGGCACAGTCGCTCACGCCTCCATTGCCGATCTCGACCAGGCGCTTGCCGCGGCCGAGCGGGGGTTCGAGATTTGGCGCAATGTCTCGGCCTTCGACCGCTCCAAGCTGATGCGCAAAGCCGCCGACCTGCTTCGCGAGCGCGCCGAGTCAATTGCCCGTATCATGACGCTTGAGCAGGGCAAGCCGCTCGCCCAGTCGCGCATGGAAGTGCTCGGCGCCGCCGATACCATCGACTGGTTCGCTGAAGAGGCCCGGCGCACTTATGGACGCATCGTGCCGTCCCGGACAGCTGGCGTCGATCAGCTGGTCTACAAGCGCCCGGTTGGACCAGTGGCAGCCTTCACTCCCTGGAACTTCCCGATCAACCAAGCGGTCCGCAAGATCTCCTCGGCCCTGGCCACGGGCTGCTCGATCATCGTGAAAGGGCCGGAGGAAACACCGGGCTCCCCCGCCGAGCTCATCCGCGCCTTTGCCGATGCGGGTCTGCCGGCCGGAGTCCTCAACCTGGTCTACGGCACCCCCGCCGAGATCTCGGAATATCTGATCCCGCATCCGGTCATCCGCAAGATCTCCTTCACCGGCTCGACCGCCGTGGGCAAGCAGCTCGCCGCCCTCGCCGGCCTCCACATGAAGCGCGCCACCATGGAGTTGGGTGGCCACGCGCCGGTGATTGTCGCCGCCGATGCCGATATCGACGAGGCGGCCAGCCTGATGACGACGCACAAGTTCCGCAACGCCGGTCAGGTCTGCGTCTCGCCCACGCGCTTCCTCATCGAGGAGCCGGTCTACGAGCATTTCGTCCACCGCTTCACCAGGCTAACCTCCGAGCTCAAGGTCGGCGACGGCCTCGAGGACGGCGTCCAGATGGGCCCCCTGGCCAACGCCCGCCGCGTTCAGGCCATGGAAGACTTCGTGCAGGACGCCGTGAGCTGTGGTGCCGAACTCGCAACCGGTGGCAAGCGCATTGGCAATGCCGGCTATTTCTTCGAGCCGACCGTCCTCACCAATGTCCCCAAGCACGCCCGCGCCATGAACGAGGAACCGTTCGGGCCGCTGGCGCTGATGGTGCCGGTCAAGGATATGGATGATGCGCTGCGCGAGGCGAACCGGCTGAACTACGGCCTTGCCGCCTATGGCTTTGCCAAGTCCGCCAAGACCATCGATCGCATTTCGGACGGCATCGAGACGGGTATGATCACCATCAACCATCTCGGCCTCGCCCTGCCGGAAGTGCCCTTCGGCGGCATCCGTGATTCCGGCCATGGCACCGAGGGCGGCGCCGACGCGCTCGAAGGCTATCTCGAAACCCGCTTCGTCACGCGCCGCGGCTGAAGCACTGTCGAGTGAAGTGGAGACCGGTCGCGCGATCAGGGTTCCACATAGCCCTCGATCCGCAACCGCGGGCTATGCTGGGACGGATCAGTTGAGAACTGAAGCCCGAACCGCCGTTCCGAGTGTTGCGGCACCGAGTCGATCTCGATGCTGCTCCGCTCGATCGGATTTTCCCCGTCCATGAGCTCGCCCGTGACCTTCACCTGGGTCGCGGGCATCTCTCCCTCGTTGCGCACCTTGCCTTGTAGCAGATAGCCGTCTGCCGTCTGCTGCACCGAAACCGGCTCCAGAATGAGTTTCGGTGGGGTCTCCGGCGCGGTCAGGCCGAAATAGGCGAGATAGCCCGCCATCCCCAGCACGATCAGGCCTCCGATGGCCGCAAACAGCCATTCGAGCCGCGACGTTCCTATCTGGAGGATTTCGTCTTCCTCTTGGCCGCGGGCCTCGTCTTTGGCATCCACACTGCTC from Rhodoligotrophos sp. CJ14 encodes:
- a CDS encoding CaiB/BaiF CoA transferase family protein, with the translated sequence MDSQAQGRQRPLPLAGIKVLDLSRVLSGPLCTMTLADLGAEVWKIENISGGDDTRAWSVPSYNGTSTYYLCANRGKQSIAVDLKSREGQEIVQRLAAKADILVENFRTGVADKLGVGFDALSAINPRLIYCSISGYGQTGPDAHRPGYDFIVQAESGLMSVTGEADGAPTRTGTAIVDITASMVATQAITAALYERERTGAGQHIDLAMFDCAMNLLINIGAAYLNAGVVPRRHGNGHPSVVPYEIFEAADGDFALAVGNDKQFAALCRKVINRPDLAEDIRFMRAGDRATHRSTLVPLLRDILKTRARAEWITACRAAEVPAGMVHSLPEAFDSPNVRERNLVQTVDHPELGPVRLVRPAHGLAAQREASPVPPPMLGQDTAHILGTILGYDQATIEHLREIGAIGIYTAAQSHGS
- a CDS encoding NAD-dependent succinate-semialdehyde dehydrogenase gives rise to the protein MYSDVLLYIDGKWTPSADGKADPVINPANENKLGTVAHASIADLDQALAAAERGFEIWRNVSAFDRSKLMRKAADLLRERAESIARIMTLEQGKPLAQSRMEVLGAADTIDWFAEEARRTYGRIVPSRTAGVDQLVYKRPVGPVAAFTPWNFPINQAVRKISSALATGCSIIVKGPEETPGSPAELIRAFADAGLPAGVLNLVYGTPAEISEYLIPHPVIRKISFTGSTAVGKQLAALAGLHMKRATMELGGHAPVIVAADADIDEAASLMTTHKFRNAGQVCVSPTRFLIEEPVYEHFVHRFTRLTSELKVGDGLEDGVQMGPLANARRVQAMEDFVQDAVSCGAELATGGKRIGNAGYFFEPTVLTNVPKHARAMNEEPFGPLALMVPVKDMDDALREANRLNYGLAAYGFAKSAKTIDRISDGIETGMITINHLGLALPEVPFGGIRDSGHGTEGGADALEGYLETRFVTRRG
- a CDS encoding chaperone modulator CbpM; this encodes MLTISEFRIRARLEEHRLISWVEAGWLVPSDENGEPRYSELDVARAELIHDLQHELGVNDEGIGVVLDLLDQIHGLRASMNELMKVLCAQPPDIRERLVAEARKFQRDGRS
- a CDS encoding MBL fold metallo-hydrolase; the encoded protein is MSQPTLKAAMIPVTPFQQNCTLLWCTETNRGVVIDPGGNIDSIMDAVAKTGVTVEKIVLTHGHIDHAGGAAELKERLGVDIEGPHEADLFLLQTLEQTGRGYGIAGLRNVVPDRWFNEGDVLQVGNQRFDVRHAPGHSPGSVVFVNPENKLAIVGDVLFAGSIGRTDLPGGDHGTLLRSIRDKLMPLEDDYVFICGHGPASTIGQERASNPFLR
- a CDS encoding GNAT family N-acetyltransferase, with the protein product MMQSLIMQKREDAASNPTPPGMILGRKGNLEVRLCRSRAELAAAQSLRYRVFYEERSARAAPEIAASRRDSDAFDDICDHLLVVAPLGAAPEGAIMVEDCEVVGTYRLLRQDVAEATLGFYTQDEFDIAPLIASKPDLRFLEVGRSCVLKPYRTRPVVELLWQGIWNYVRLHRLDVMLGCASLEGTDLEALRQPLSFLQRQFRAPAEWRVRARPERGVFIEARDDEPVDERAVMRALPPLIKGYLRLGAYIGEGAFIDHQFNTVDVLIILPVSAINSRYFSHFGAPGEAPVST
- a CDS encoding J domain-containing protein, coding for MSAADPYTILGVGRDATEKDIQKAYRALAKKHHPDLNPGDAEAEKKFKEISSAYNLLSDPEKRARYDRGEIDASGNEQAPRYQRRYYRDFAGGPDDAYASSAGYADFTDMDDILSEFFGQRGAGRKRTVNARGRDVRYRLEVEFLEAIRGGKKRLALPDGSTIDVNIPAGTRDGQVLRLAGKGEPGIGEGGPGDALIEIGVQPHPFFTRDGDHIRMELPVSLREAVLGGKVRVPTPTGPVDLNLPKWSNTGKVMRLRGKGAPGRGGTAGDLYVTLKVVLPDLPDAELEAFIENWRGGQAQEPRQGMEV
- the cobF gene encoding precorrin-6A synthase (deacetylating); its protein translation is MRKVYIIGIGAGDPDHMTIQAINALNKVDVFFVMDKGPAKADLTRLRMEICERFMRDRLYRFVEVADPVRDRQAATYEEGVRAWHEQRAEIYEALIRDELAEEECGAFLSWGEPSLYDSTLRILDQVAARGTVAFDYEMIPGISSLQVLVARHRIPMNRIGESIQITTGRQLVEGRLGRIDNVFVMLDGDCSFRHVMNDDLQIYWGAYLGTENELLVSGRLQEVAARIEEMRAEARARHGWIMDVYLLRRP